The genomic window AATTCGAATCTTTTCAGGAAGGAGTGTTGCTGTATATTGGTGTTCAGGAGGGTGAAGTTGCACCGGTTGACTCTCTATTGGCAATTCTTGGAGAAGAGGGCGAAGATGTTTCATCACTTATTTCAGGAGGAAGTTACGAATCGGTTGTAGTTAAGGAAGAAACAGTTGTAGAAGAGGCAGTAGGCGTAGCAGAACATTCTGAAGATTTGGATGTGGAAATAGTAAGAATGCCGCGTTTAAGTGATACGATGACTGAAGGAGTTGTGACTAAATGGCACAAGAAAGTGGGAGATAAGGTTACGGAAGGAGATATTTTAGCTGAAATTGAAACAGATAAAGCAACAATGGAGTTTGAGTCATTTCAGGAAGGAACTTTGCTTTATATAGGTGTTCAGGAAGGAGAAAATGCCCCGGTAGACTCTATTCTAGCAATTTTGGGAGAAGCCGGAACCGATGTTTCATCGGTAGTTAATTCTTCCGGAGATTTTGCAGCGAAAGAAAAAAATATAAAAGAAGAATCTAAAGTAGTACCTGTAAAAGCCGAAGTTCCTAAAAATGATGTTAAGCATACAAAAACATCTGATGGAAGGATTTTAGCTTCTCCATTGGCTAAAAAGCTCGCCGAGGATAAAGGAATTAAGCTTGAAAAAGTTTTTGGCACAGGCGAAGGCGGAAGAATAGTAAAAAGGGATATAGACAACTATGAAGAGTCAACTGTGGTAGAAACGGTTGTTGCTTCTTCTGTGTCTGAAGGAGTTAGCTATGAGGATGTCAAGGTTTCGCAAATGCGCAAAACTATAGCCCGCAGACTCATAGAGTCTAAAAACGAAGCACCTCATTATTATTTGGTAATTGAAATAGATATGGATCAGGCAATTGAGAACAGAAAAGCAATCAATAATATGCCTGATACAAAAGTATCGTTCAATGATATGGTAATTAAGGCTGCTGCAATGGCATTAAAGAAACATCCTAATGTAAATACAAGCTGGATGGGTGATAGTATCCGTTATAACAAGCAGGTTAATATTGGTGTAGCAGTAGCAGTAGAAGACGGACTTTTAGTACCGGTAATTAGACTTGCCGATACAAAGCAGTTGACTGCAATTTCAGCAGAGGTTAAAGATTTTGCCGAAAGAGCCAAGAGTAAAAAACTTATGCCGGAAGATTGGGAAGGAAGTACATTTACTATTTCAAACCTTGGAATGTTTGGGATAGAGGAGTTTACTTCAATTATCAATCAGCCTGATTCATCTATTTTATCTGTTGGAGCGATAATTCAGAAACCTGTAGTTAAAAATGGAGAGATTGTTGTTGGAAACACTATGAAGGTTACCATGGCAAATGATCACCGTACAGTAGACGGAGCTACGGGAGCAGCATTCCTG from Bacteroidota bacterium includes these protein-coding regions:
- a CDS encoding 2-oxo acid dehydrogenase subunit E2: MAEIVTMPRLSDTMTEGVVAQWHKKVGDKISEGDVLAEIETDKATMEFESFQEGVLLYIGVQEGEVAPVDSLLAILGEEGEDVSSLISGGSYESVVVKEETVVEEAVGVAEHSEDLDVEIVRMPRLSDTMTEGVVTKWHKKVGDKVTEGDILAEIETDKATMEFESFQEGTLLYIGVQEGENAPVDSILAILGEAGTDVSSVVNSSGDFAAKEKNIKEESKVVPVKAEVPKNDVKHTKTSDGRILASPLAKKLAEDKGIKLEKVFGTGEGGRIVKRDIDNYEESTVVETVVASSVSEGVSYEDVKVSQMRKTIARRLIESKNEAPHYYLVIEIDMDQAIENRKAINNMPDTKVSFNDMVIKAAAMALKKHPNVNTSWMGDSIRYNKQVNIGVAVAVEDGLLVPVIRLADTKQLTAISAEVKDFAERAKSKKLMPEDWEGSTFTISNLGMFGIEEFTSIINQPDSSILSVGAIIQKPVVKNGEIVVGNTMKVTMANDHRTVDGATGAAFLQTFKMYLENPVTMIA